Proteins encoded in a region of the Planococcus shixiaomingii genome:
- the galE gene encoding UDP-glucose 4-epimerase GalE: MAILITGGAGFIGSHAAVELLNNGYDIVVIDSLSNSQMESVHRIQELTGKEFPFYEVDLVNKVQADEIFHYHPIEAVMHFAGLKAVGESREIPLKYYNNNITGTLNLCEVMAKHNVKNLVFSSSATVYGNPNSVPVVESFPLTVTNPYGRTKLMIEEILRDLHVSDSSWRIAILRYFNPIGAHESGRIGESPNGIPNNLMPYITQVAIGQREHLQVFGSDYGTHDGTGIRDYIHVVDLVKGHLKALQYLERNEGVEAFNLGTGKGYSVLDLVHNFSEVTSREIPYQVVPRRVGDIGICYANPEKAKNLLGWQAEKGLKEMCQDSWRWQTSNPNGYNIAVKQ, from the coding sequence ATGGCAATTTTAATTACTGGAGGAGCTGGTTTTATCGGAAGCCATGCTGCGGTTGAACTATTGAACAATGGTTACGACATTGTGGTAATAGACAGTCTATCCAATAGCCAAATGGAATCAGTTCATCGAATACAGGAATTGACTGGGAAGGAATTTCCTTTCTATGAAGTCGATTTGGTGAATAAAGTACAGGCAGACGAGATATTCCACTATCATCCGATTGAAGCCGTCATGCATTTTGCGGGTTTAAAAGCGGTTGGGGAATCCAGGGAGATTCCACTGAAGTATTACAACAACAATATTACAGGGACGCTCAATCTTTGTGAAGTGATGGCTAAGCACAATGTGAAAAATTTGGTTTTCAGCTCATCGGCAACTGTCTATGGGAATCCAAATAGCGTGCCGGTTGTTGAATCGTTTCCATTGACCGTGACCAATCCTTATGGGCGTACAAAATTGATGATTGAGGAAATTTTACGGGATTTGCATGTGTCTGATTCTTCTTGGCGTATTGCAATATTAAGATACTTCAATCCCATCGGTGCGCATGAAAGCGGCAGGATCGGGGAAAGCCCAAACGGCATTCCGAATAACCTGATGCCGTATATTACGCAAGTGGCGATCGGCCAACGGGAACATCTCCAGGTGTTCGGCAGCGATTATGGCACGCATGATGGAACAGGCATCCGTGATTACATCCATGTCGTGGATTTGGTGAAGGGTCATCTGAAAGCTCTTCAATACCTGGAGCGGAACGAAGGGGTTGAGGCCTTTAATTTAGGGACGGGGAAGGGATATAGTGTGTTGGATTTGGTTCATAACTTTAGTGAAGTGACTTCGAGAGAAATTCCCTACCAGGTTGTTCCAAGGCGTGTCGGGGATATAGGGATTTGCTACGCGAATCCGGAAAAAGCGAAGAACTTATTAGGCTGGCAAGCTGAAAAGGGATTGAAAGAGATGTGCCAGGATTCCTGGAGGTGGCAAACTAGCAATCCGAATGGCTATAACATAGCGGTAAAACAATAA
- a CDS encoding Ig-like domain-containing protein: protein MKELNTKLATVDSFGKVTAVSKGTAKITATANLRKTTVAIKVPYSKTLSSGTWRAESRYNNKNPIPLWNWVFVWHKSVRLS from the coding sequence GTGAAAGAGCTAAACACAAAATTGGCAACAGTCGATAGCTTTGGAAAAGTAACAGCCGTTTCAAAAGGAACTGCTAAAATTACCGCTACTGCAAACTTAAGAAAGACAACAGTGGCTATTAAGGTGCCTTACAGCAAAACTTTGAGCTCGGGCACTTGGAGAGCAGAAAGTAGATACAATAACAAAAACCCAATTCCACTATGGAATTGGGTTTTTGTTTGGCATAAATCAGTCCGTTTATCATGA
- a CDS encoding Ig-like domain-containing protein → MKKNVWFKIVFVLVLFLSIFGGNTVQAEDGNVLGKGVYRVGTNIPAGLVKFSISEGMADVSITRGMYTLVWETLDSENIYYSNQMTANLKTGDRIQVISDAHGSTVKFESASSVDLKNMTAGLYEIGTDIPAGNYVLDIDKANNNKYPVYIEINDERLDFIDYLELYPSDAPVEYKFVAGQKIYIMELAGTMSFTKKIIVPTSLKLSKTSLGITPNQTYKVTVTVSPSNAVNKAVVWKSSNTKVATVDAAGNIKGIASGSATITATAKTNEKTVKSLPVKVAPKTVKLNKTTLSVMAGKTSTLTATVTPSDSTDKAVTWTSSNSKVATVDSKGKVTGKAKGTATITANVKNAKAVTAKVTVTLPVAATSVKMNISSATLTKGKSVTLSAAVSPSGTTNKTLTWKSSNSKVAKVDSKGEVTAVAKGMAKIIATTTNGKTTAATINVND, encoded by the coding sequence GTGAAAAAGAATGTGTGGTTTAAGATAGTGTTTGTGCTGGTATTGTTCCTGTCGATATTTGGCGGCAACACGGTGCAAGCGGAAGACGGCAATGTATTAGGCAAAGGCGTGTACCGGGTAGGGACGAATATTCCTGCGGGGCTTGTAAAATTCAGCATTTCAGAAGGCATGGCTGATGTATCCATAACAAGAGGAATGTATACTTTAGTTTGGGAAACACTGGACAGTGAGAACATTTACTACTCCAATCAAATGACGGCCAACTTAAAAACGGGCGACCGCATCCAAGTTATTTCGGATGCACATGGTTCAACGGTCAAATTTGAAAGTGCTTCATCCGTAGATTTGAAAAACATGACTGCCGGGTTGTACGAAATCGGCACTGATATTCCAGCAGGCAATTATGTGCTTGACATTGATAAGGCAAATAACAATAAATATCCGGTATACATTGAAATCAATGACGAGCGATTGGATTTTATCGATTATTTGGAACTGTATCCGTCTGATGCTCCTGTTGAATACAAATTTGTCGCAGGGCAAAAAATTTACATTATGGAGCTTGCCGGTACGATGAGTTTTACGAAAAAAATCATTGTGCCGACAAGTTTGAAATTGAGCAAGACATCTTTGGGGATTACACCAAACCAGACGTATAAAGTGACGGTCACTGTCTCACCGTCAAATGCCGTAAACAAAGCCGTCGTTTGGAAAAGTTCAAATACAAAAGTGGCAACGGTTGATGCAGCTGGCAATATTAAAGGAATTGCCAGCGGATCGGCTACCATTACCGCAACAGCAAAAACCAATGAAAAAACAGTGAAAAGCTTGCCGGTAAAAGTGGCACCGAAAACGGTGAAGCTCAACAAAACAACGTTATCGGTAATGGCAGGCAAAACAAGCACATTGACTGCGACCGTGACGCCAAGCGACAGCACGGATAAAGCCGTAACGTGGACTTCATCGAATTCGAAAGTCGCAACTGTCGACAGCAAAGGCAAAGTGACCGGCAAAGCAAAAGGAACGGCAACGATTACCGCAAACGTTAAAAACGCTAAGGCTGTAACGGCGAAAGTAACAGTAACCCTTCCGGTCGCTGCAACGTCTGTGAAGATGAATATTTCTTCCGCAACCCTTACAAAAGGCAAAAGCGTCACACTTTCCGCGGCAGTGAGCCCGAGCGGCACAACTAACAAAACCTTAACGTGGAAAAGTTCCAACTCGAAAGTAGCAAAAGTCGACAGCAAAGGCGAAGTGACAGCTGTCGCAAAAGGAATGGCTAAGATCATTGCTACTACCACAAACGGAAAAACGACGGCTGCTACGATAAATGTGAATGATTAA